From a region of the Lactuca sativa cultivar Salinas chromosome 4, Lsat_Salinas_v11, whole genome shotgun sequence genome:
- the LOC111896882 gene encoding uncharacterized protein LOC111896882, giving the protein MGSNQWTASEYFLLACAYINVKENTSLEDRMLFVQLMNTFNTDAETTIQNHRNTLDIAAKWYELKTEVVLFNDLYNKIEDDRVNDTEEEILEVAKEEYKSISNGQSFEFEAPWNLLKNICTFLTSMIPIIFVGQVPLIGAYVTSMYIAVALDGNHEPLLIAFSLGTINCDNSWLWFMRRLKDCLGDNIEFGFISHMSDSIDFAVQRVYHDSYHGYCCKNIAEKIRASIGTNTVVEQLFWKTCKAYNLSQFYACLNNLKNEVNGNDLHWLDNILIAKWVRACFPRVRFNVKFIDIPDVVNWFKTNTHEFPITTIIEMVHDSMQVVYLRRAAFGVDFIWDFHNLLTPYALKVIHKRFMHSDGCRITHIVGDRYEVTKYSTTEYVQLDRDICSCASLHRLEIAEIHQMVNLKLSTAVYRNAYQTETVNHIPTLRHWEKPVESVVVLPPRQFN; this is encoded by the exons ATGGGTTCAAACCAATGGACCGCTAGCGAGTATTTCCTTCTAGCTTGTGCATATATTAATGTCAAAGAGAACACCAGTTTGGAGGATAGAATGCTTTTCGTCCAACTAATGAATACCTTTAATACTGACGCTGAAACCACCATACAAAACCATCGCAACACGCTTGATATAGCTGCAAAATGGTATGAATTGAAAACGGAAGTTGTgttattcaacgatctttataatAAGATTGAAGACGATCGTGTCAATGATACTGAGGAAGAGATCTTGGAGGTTGCTAAAGAAGAATACAAATCCATTAGCAACGGACAGAGTTTCgagtttgaagccccttggaatcTTTTGAAAAAT ATTTGTACGTTTCTCACGTCTATGATACCAATCATATTTGTTGGTCAAGTACCTCTAATTGGGGCGTATGTAACATCCATGTACATTGCTGTTgctttagatggaaatcatgaaccCCTTCTCATAGCGTTTTCCTTGGGAACCATAAATTGTGACAATTCATGGTTATGGTTCATGAGGAGGCTTAAAGATTGTTTAGGTGACAATATTGAATTTGGTTTCATAAGCCATATGTCTGATTCTATAGACTTTGCAGTCCAAAGAGTCTACCATGATTCATATCATGGCTATTGTTGTAAAAATATAGCCGAGAAAATACGCGCTTCCATCGGAACCAATACAGTCGTAGAACAGTTGTTCTGGAAGACGTGTAAAGCGTATAATTTATCTCAATTTTATGCATGtttgaacaatttaaaaaatGAGGTAAATGGGAATGATCTTCATTGGCTTGACAATATTCTCATTGCAAAATGGGTACGGGCTTGTTTTCCAAGAGTACGTTTCAATGTTAAATTCATTGACATTCCCGATGTTGTCAATTGGTTTAAAACAAACACGCATGAGTTTCCAATAACAACAATCATTGAAATGGTTCATGACTCGATGCAAGTAGTGTATCTTCGACGTGCTGCGTTTGGAG TTGATTTCATATGGGATTTCCATAATCTTCTAACCCCTTATGCACTTAAGGTGATTCATAAAAGATTTATGCACTCGGATGGTTGTAGGATTACGCATATTGTTGGCGATAGATATGAAGTGACTAAGTATTCAACAACCGAATATGTACAATTAGACCGTGATATTTGTAGTTGCG CTTCACTACACAGACTCGAAATTGCAGAAATCCATCAAATGGTAAATTTAAAGTTAAGTACAGCGGTGTATCGAAATGCTTATCAAACTGAGACAGTCAATCATATTCCAACCCTTAGGCATTGGGAAAAACCAGTCGAAAGTGTTGTGGTCTTACCTCCACGCCAATTCAATTGA
- the LOC128133741 gene encoding uncharacterized protein LOC128133741 gives MTSNSAESMNALFVDARKMPIIPLLEFFRRLSQEWCYKRRIEGGKRSTVLTEWAEKVVSKNEERTTGWSVSGVSDALYEVHDFKHGGIVDLRQETCTCKYWEGTGLPCGHVIMVLKHLKKSNFGHLAIDAYKMETYRSTYEEPVYPLPEPCDWEIPADMMVVKPPIMDTCQAGRPRNRNRIPSQGEEPIIRRCSRCDSTTHNAASCPALVPKKQKKARKTSTTSSSNTKGKGKRTQETLETHGTQETRWASGTQREDYCSTFDLND, from the exons ATGACCTCGAACAGTGCAGAGTCCATGAATGCTTTATTTGTAGATGCAAGGAAGATGCCTATAATACCCCTTCTTGagttcttccgacgtctttcacaGGAATGGTGTTACAAGCGTCGCATCGAAGGAG GGAAACGTTCAACAGTGCTAACCGAGTGGGCTGAAAAAGTAGTTAGTAAAAATGAAGAGCGTACGACAGGATGGTCTGTTTCTGGTGTTTCAGATGCACTTTATGAAGTTCATGATTTTAAACATGGTGGCATAGTTGATCTGAGGCAAGAGACTTGTACATGCAAATATTGGGAAGGAACCGGGTTGCCTTGTGGTCATGTGATAATGGTCTTGAAGCACTTGAAAAAAAGTAACTTCGGACATCTGGCTATAGATGCTTACAAAATGGAAACATACCGAAGTACGTATGAGGAGCCGGTTTACCCCCTTCCAGAACCGTGTGATTGGGAGATTCCTGCTGACATGATGGTTGTGAAACCCCCGATAATGGATACATGTCAAGCAGGTAGACCGAGAAACAGGAATCGTATTCCGTCTCAAGGTGAGGAACCTATAATAAGAAGGTGTAGTAGATGTGATAGTACAACACATAATGCAGCGAGTTGTCCGGCATTGGTCCCAAAGAAACAAAAAAAGGCTAGAAAAACTAGTACGACATCAAGTAGTAACacaaaaggaaaagggaaaagGACTCAGGAGACGCTAGAGACGCATGGGACACAAGAGACGCGTTGGGCGAGTGGGACGCAGAGAGAAGACTATTGTTCAACGTTTGATTTGAATGATTGA
- the LOC111896881 gene encoding protein FAR1-RELATED SEQUENCE 8-like, with protein MPPILDCPDLIVEPKPFHSLGPNDDMFVRQTYDNKQQLIFALSLKATREKFQFKTKHSNKNRYEVYCEIENCSWRLYAKRLDPTDEFEIRTFNNVHTCSSLQIHPNHKHANKKVMGTILHEIMGKTRSKVWRPNEISRDLNALLEINVDYKQAWRAKQYAMELLLGSSEECFAKLPIYFHNRKRHNPGTVAYIQTDSEDCFECCFYAIGSTTRAFKRFCRKVIIMDGAHLKGAFKGTILHAVAMDGNNQILPLVHGICKKESGLTWTWFLEKLYECLGDCQELTFVTDRADAIRVSIENVFPYAHHGLCAFHILGNIVHKFGKIYKTKVLFWRLVKAYKRNVFEELWYRFSSTRPQVAA; from the exons ATGCCTCCCATACTTGATTGTCCTGATCTTATTGTTGAACCCAAACCATTTCACAGTTTAGGTCCAAATGATGATATGTTTGTTCGTCAAACATATGACAACAAACAACAACTAATTTTTGCTTTGAGTCTTAAAGCAACAAGAGAAAAGTTTCAGTTTAAGACTAAACATTCTAACAAAAATCGTTATGAGGTATATTGTGAAATTGAGAACTGTAGTTGGCGTTTGTATGCAAAACGCCTTGATCCCACTGATGAATTTGAAATCAGGACTTTCAACAACGTGCACACATGTTCGTCATTACAGATACACCCTAATCATAAGCATGCTAATAAAAAAGTCATGGGTACTATATTGCATGAGATTATGGGAAAAACTCGTTCCAAGGTTTGGAGGCCTAATGAAATATCAAGGGATTTGAATGCTTTGCTGGAAATCAACGTAGATTACAAACAAGCTTGGCGTGCAAAACAATATGCTATGGAACTGTTGTTGGGATCCTCTGAAGAATGTTTTGCCAAACTTCCTATTTATTTTCACAATAGGAAGAGGCATAATCCCGGTACAGTTGCGTATATTCAAACAGATTCTGAAGATTGTTTCGAGTGTTGTTTTTATGCCATTGGGAGCACG ACACGAGCGTTCAAAAGATTTTGTCGTAAAGTTATAATTATGGATGGTGCTCATTTGAAGGGTGCTTTTAAGGGAACCATATTGCATGCAGTAGCTATGGATGGGAACAACCAGATACTGCCCCTTGTGCACGGAATATGCAAAAAAGAGAGTGGTCTTACGTGGACATGGTTTCTTGAAAAGTTGTATGAATGTCTTGGTGATTGTCAAGAATTGACTTTTGTAACTGATAGGGCCGATGCAATTCGCGTtagtattgaaaatgtttttcCATATGCTCATCATGGCTTGTGTGCTTTTCATATACTAGGAAACATAGTACACAAGTTTGGGaaaatttataaaacaaaagTGTTGTTTTGGAGGCTTGTGAAAGCTTACAAAAGAAATGTTTTTGAAGAATTGTGGTATAGATTTAGTTCTACTAGGCCGCAAGTAGCAGCATAA